From Bacillus sp. Bos-x628, the proteins below share one genomic window:
- a CDS encoding DUF4145 domain-containing protein, translating into MHKPNKTRLRKNIISSREFVRGKKTDYFRLHIKTFSSLLDLYSSILNEGKKEEIKITSDGLVLHKELYEKSRTYLINLANQINASYEHNIFDGCAVLMRRLFEILLIHSYENKQLSSLIKDSSGNYKMLVDIVNNAKTNTQLGLSRNTRESLDEFRELGNFSAHKIYFNAKKNDIDRIILNYRACIEELLYISEIRK; encoded by the coding sequence ATGCATAAACCAAATAAGACTAGGTTGCGTAAAAACATTATTTCTTCTAGGGAATTTGTTAGAGGGAAAAAAACTGATTATTTCCGATTACACATTAAAACTTTTTCTTCTCTATTGGATTTATATTCATCTATTCTTAATGAAGGGAAAAAAGAGGAGATTAAGATTACTTCAGATGGATTAGTATTACATAAGGAATTATATGAAAAATCAAGGACATATCTAATAAATTTAGCTAACCAAATTAATGCTTCATACGAGCATAATATATTTGATGGTTGTGCTGTTTTAATGAGGAGATTATTTGAAATACTCTTGATTCATTCATATGAAAATAAACAATTAAGTTCTTTAATAAAAGATAGTTCTGGTAACTATAAAATGCTTGTAGATATTGTTAATAATGCAAAAACAAATACACAATTAGGACTTTCACGTAATACTAGAGAATCTTTGGATGAATTTAGGGAATTAGGGAACTTTTCTGCTCATAAAATATACTTCAATGCTAAGAAAAATGATATAGATAGAATAATTCTTAATTATAGAGCATGTATTGAGGAATTACTTTATATTTCAGAAATAAGAAAATAA
- a CDS encoding 3'-5' exonuclease, whose amino-acid sequence MAITVPETIKSTATAGERIFFRTLKEYLPEDYIVHYEPNINGFRPDFVIIGPDLGVLVLEVKDYTKNTIRELNDNTWGILDSSGDLHRVKSPLVQSREYAFKIKEMLEKDIDLINTEGKYQFKLKFPYGYGVVFTRLHEEQLLKNKVYEVIDPQFILSRDQIDPENDQFDHEILIEKLFDMFHVPFKLNKPLLSDELKRIRYHLYKEIRVGADCEPVPYQDKLLLSFRNIKTMDLHQENLAKQIGDKHRLIRGVAGSGKTLILASRAKMLAEQHPDWKILILCYNAALKQNIKQIIHSKFTELDEILTLESKQVPNLKNIQILNFHQWIKKDHGITDIEIETYIEKIKNDTSTLIKYDAILIDEGQDFKGSWLHLISLCLDQETQSLLLVEDRAQNIYRKSKSYVKDTGLDFRGRSRILNINYRNTSQIVAFAWKFYDTHSNLDHQLKLEQTETIEIIPPKKTKRKGPEVELLRCSTFKEEIEEVTKQIVNQHFEKNVPYSEMAILYRIQGYNSQYISAIQDAFKAKNIPYNWITENRATKHNFNPKEDTVKICSLDSSKGLDFHSVFIVKADLMPYKYEKDQGKEVPLMYIGMTRAKEYLSISYSGVSSFTQYFENVKNKDLISQN is encoded by the coding sequence ATGGCTATTACCGTACCAGAAACGATCAAAAGTACTGCTACTGCAGGGGAACGAATTTTTTTTCGAACATTAAAGGAATATCTACCCGAGGATTATATTGTTCATTATGAGCCTAATATCAATGGGTTTAGACCAGATTTTGTGATAATCGGCCCTGATTTAGGAGTATTAGTTCTGGAAGTAAAAGATTACACCAAAAATACAATAAGAGAGCTAAACGACAATACCTGGGGAATTTTGGATTCGTCTGGTGATTTACATAGAGTTAAGAGTCCACTAGTTCAATCAAGAGAGTATGCTTTTAAAATAAAAGAAATGCTTGAAAAAGACATTGATTTAATCAATACAGAAGGGAAATATCAGTTTAAATTAAAGTTTCCTTATGGTTATGGTGTCGTATTTACTCGACTTCATGAAGAGCAACTTTTAAAAAACAAAGTATATGAAGTCATTGATCCACAATTTATTTTATCCCGTGATCAGATTGATCCGGAAAATGATCAATTTGATCATGAGATTTTAATAGAAAAATTGTTTGATATGTTTCATGTTCCTTTCAAGTTAAATAAACCACTATTATCTGATGAATTAAAAAGGATTCGTTATCATCTGTACAAAGAAATACGCGTTGGGGCAGATTGCGAACCAGTCCCATACCAAGACAAACTGTTATTATCTTTTCGAAACATCAAAACGATGGATTTGCATCAGGAAAACTTGGCTAAACAAATTGGTGATAAGCATCGGTTAATTAGAGGGGTAGCAGGTAGCGGAAAAACCTTAATCTTAGCAAGTCGAGCAAAAATGTTAGCAGAACAACATCCGGATTGGAAGATATTAATACTCTGTTACAATGCAGCTTTAAAACAAAATATTAAACAAATTATTCATTCTAAATTCACCGAACTAGACGAGATTTTAACATTAGAATCTAAACAAGTACCGAATTTAAAAAATATACAAATTCTAAACTTTCATCAATGGATTAAAAAAGACCATGGAATTACAGATATTGAAATTGAAACATATATTGAAAAGATAAAAAACGACACTTCAACTCTTATAAAGTATGATGCAATCTTAATAGATGAAGGACAAGATTTTAAAGGAAGCTGGCTTCATCTCATCAGTTTATGCTTAGATCAAGAGACGCAATCTTTGCTTCTGGTAGAAGATAGAGCGCAAAATATTTATCGAAAAAGTAAAAGCTATGTAAAAGATACGGGACTCGATTTTAGAGGTAGATCTAGAATCTTAAATATAAATTATCGTAATACGTCACAGATTGTAGCTTTTGCATGGAAGTTTTACGATACTCATAGCAATTTAGATCATCAATTAAAACTAGAACAGACAGAGACAATTGAAATCATCCCTCCAAAAAAGACGAAACGTAAAGGGCCAGAGGTAGAGCTTTTAAGATGTAGTACCTTTAAAGAAGAAATAGAGGAGGTCACTAAACAAATAGTGAATCAACACTTTGAGAAAAACGTACCTTACTCTGAAATGGCCATTTTATATCGTATTCAGGGATATAACAGCCAATATATATCAGCAATTCAAGATGCGTTTAAGGCCAAGAATATTCCTTACAATTGGATAACTGAAAATAGAGCAACAAAACATAATTTTAATCCAAAGGAAGATACGGTAAAAATTTGCTCTCTTGATAGTAGTAAAGGTCTAGATTTCCACTCAGTATTTATTGTTAAGGCGGATTTAATGCCATATAAGTATGAAAAGGATCAAGGTAAAGAAGTACCGTTAATGTATATAGGTATGACTCGTGCTAAAGAGTATCTATCAATATCTTATTCAGGTGTTTCTTCGTTTACTCAGTATTTTGAGAATGTAAAGAATAAAGATCTGATCTCTCAAAATTAA
- a CDS encoding ATP-binding protein, with protein sequence MGNTNVEIVLRAWHLIEALSPSPVNGIGDTLEKKHFQHDEKVHKTEQVLFSEKPWEVHKLKNEEKQFIQFRYYIGCFEQYKLVKYLRELFHTNEEMMNHDHKMLFSMSFLVDHTGKYMKNSLFVPILMYVMKLLKERSKVTYDELMTKFKDHLRLFEEQVDDIFVNGVTEKSLEKVNKLYNRYFLRIDDQRLHYIEKEIIKIGQEGSYNNFNSFFLDDLGDIISKGENKTLRQFIEGTDHRTDIDENRAYIEDVLQPKYLPNGRWPSPVEHRLSLMQQVAVNQIINNSQKINSVNGPPGTGKTTLLKDVFAHLIVERAEKMARFKNPEDALKKVKKIDLDNYPYQIYELHESIKQYSMVVTSSNNGAVENISKDLPKKKEVIRKENKSQFIEYDQAYASEAEELSMYPFAAKALLAGNDETWGLFSAALGKSTNIAQYYKNLYLGDNSFIKQLEQDKEKVNLSDWKAAIEDFKSTLHSVEQKKAELQLMSEDFKKYKNIDSELSSLQIEEDKLEQELIQQLQLKESIEKEIQTVSDMNFFQRLFHKERNRKVKLKWRIINTTIHKLEKKRNVLQKKRHQIKMRWIKFQESIDDKCAHQGLKIPSDEYWGEDQYEDRQKNTIWITNELNFERGQLFLKAMKIHKLFLIFNNRAIKSSLRLLNYRYKLDLNQADHQMHLKNVWEIIHLITPVISTTFASIRKMYEGIGQDFINYLFIDEAGQATPQQAAGALWRSQKAIVVGDPIQIEPVVTIDRTILGDIKRYYGIDDEFIELGTSVQSLADRANSIGTYKKNQEWIGIPLWVHRRCLDPMFTISNAIAYDNKMVLAEKEQGKSAWIDIKGKATNRQFVEKQAEWISKEIYEKWSVSSELPNIYVISPFTAVKNGLKRSIRSYLKKRDLPKKAVDAWTKNSVGTVHTFQGKEAEIVYFVVGTDENSDGAANWSCSKPNLINVAVTRAKKEFYIVGDYQRISKKQYYQTIAENVEKIERPKL encoded by the coding sequence ATGGGAAATACTAATGTAGAAATAGTTTTAAGGGCATGGCATTTAATTGAAGCTTTGTCTCCTAGTCCAGTCAATGGAATAGGAGACACTTTAGAAAAAAAACATTTTCAGCATGATGAGAAGGTACATAAAACAGAACAAGTTCTTTTTTCGGAAAAACCATGGGAAGTGCACAAATTGAAAAATGAAGAAAAGCAGTTTATTCAATTTCGATATTATATTGGATGCTTTGAGCAATATAAGCTTGTTAAGTATTTACGTGAGTTATTTCACACGAATGAAGAAATGATGAATCACGATCATAAAATGTTATTTAGTATGTCTTTCCTAGTAGATCATACAGGTAAGTATATGAAGAATTCTTTATTTGTACCTATACTAATGTATGTGATGAAATTGTTAAAAGAACGTTCAAAAGTGACTTATGATGAATTGATGACGAAATTTAAAGATCATTTGCGTTTATTTGAGGAACAAGTTGATGATATTTTCGTCAATGGTGTTACCGAAAAATCTCTAGAAAAAGTAAACAAGTTGTATAATCGGTACTTTTTACGAATTGATGATCAGAGACTCCATTATATTGAGAAGGAAATCATAAAAATAGGACAAGAAGGCAGTTACAATAACTTTAATAGCTTTTTCTTAGATGATTTAGGAGACATTATTTCTAAAGGTGAGAATAAAACGTTACGTCAATTTATTGAAGGGACAGATCATCGTACAGATATAGATGAGAATAGAGCATACATTGAAGATGTACTGCAACCTAAATACTTACCTAATGGTAGATGGCCATCACCTGTTGAACACAGGTTATCATTAATGCAACAAGTAGCTGTAAATCAAATAATTAATAATAGCCAGAAGATAAATTCAGTCAATGGCCCACCAGGAACAGGTAAAACGACGTTGCTAAAAGATGTGTTTGCTCACCTTATTGTAGAAAGAGCTGAAAAAATGGCACGGTTTAAAAATCCTGAAGACGCATTAAAAAAAGTGAAGAAAATAGATTTAGACAATTACCCATATCAAATCTATGAATTGCATGAATCAATTAAACAATATTCAATGGTTGTGACTTCAAGCAATAATGGAGCAGTTGAAAATATCTCGAAAGACCTCCCCAAAAAGAAAGAGGTTATACGCAAAGAAAATAAAAGTCAGTTTATTGAATATGATCAAGCATATGCATCAGAAGCAGAAGAATTGTCAATGTATCCGTTCGCTGCAAAAGCTCTTCTTGCAGGAAATGATGAAACTTGGGGGTTATTCTCAGCAGCTTTAGGGAAATCAACGAATATTGCTCAATATTATAAAAATCTTTATTTGGGGGATAATTCTTTTATAAAACAATTGGAACAAGATAAAGAGAAAGTCAATTTGTCAGATTGGAAGGCCGCAATAGAAGATTTCAAAAGTACTTTACATTCAGTAGAGCAGAAGAAAGCAGAGTTGCAATTAATGTCTGAGGATTTTAAAAAATACAAAAATATAGACAGCGAGCTATCCTCTCTACAGATAGAAGAGGACAAATTAGAACAGGAATTAATTCAACAATTACAACTAAAGGAATCAATTGAAAAAGAAATTCAAACCGTATCAGATATGAATTTTTTCCAACGACTTTTTCATAAAGAAAGAAATCGAAAAGTAAAATTAAAATGGCGCATAATAAATACAACAATTCATAAGTTGGAAAAAAAGCGTAATGTGTTACAGAAGAAAAGACATCAAATAAAAATGCGGTGGATAAAATTTCAAGAGTCCATTGATGATAAATGCGCTCATCAGGGTTTAAAAATTCCAAGCGATGAATACTGGGGAGAAGACCAATATGAAGATAGACAGAAAAATACAATATGGATAACAAATGAATTAAATTTTGAAAGAGGGCAGTTATTCTTAAAAGCAATGAAAATTCATAAATTGTTTCTAATATTTAATAATAGGGCCATTAAATCTAGCCTTCGATTGTTAAATTATCGCTATAAACTTGATTTAAATCAAGCGGATCATCAAATGCATTTGAAGAATGTGTGGGAAATCATACATTTAATTACCCCTGTAATTAGTACAACGTTTGCCAGTATACGAAAGATGTATGAAGGAATTGGGCAAGACTTTATTAATTATTTATTTATTGACGAAGCAGGGCAAGCAACACCTCAACAAGCAGCCGGCGCTTTATGGAGATCGCAGAAAGCAATAGTTGTCGGGGACCCAATACAAATTGAACCAGTTGTCACTATTGATCGCACAATTTTAGGAGATATTAAAAGGTATTATGGGATTGATGATGAATTTATCGAGCTGGGAACGTCTGTGCAATCACTAGCAGATAGGGCAAATTCAATTGGCACGTATAAAAAGAATCAAGAGTGGATAGGTATTCCTTTATGGGTTCATCGTAGGTGCTTAGACCCTATGTTCACGATTTCAAACGCAATTGCTTATGATAATAAAATGGTGTTAGCAGAAAAGGAACAAGGGAAAAGTGCATGGATCGATATTAAAGGTAAAGCGACCAATAGGCAATTTGTTGAGAAACAGGCAGAATGGATTTCCAAAGAAATTTATGAAAAATGGAGTGTGAGTTCTGAGCTACCTAACATCTATGTGATCTCTCCTTTTACAGCAGTTAAAAATGGACTTAAAAGAAGCATTAGAAGTTATTTAAAGAAAAGGGATTTACCAAAAAAGGCAGTTGACGCTTGGACAAAAAACTCAGTAGGAACTGTACATACTTTTCAAGGAAAGGAAGCTGAAATCGTTTATTTTGTAGTAGGAACAGATGAAAATAGTGATGGAGCAGCAAATTGGTCTTGTTCTAAACCAAATCTAATTAATGTCGCAGTTACACGAGCAAAAAAAGAGTTCTATATCGTAGGTGACTATCAAAGAATCTCTAAAAAACAATACTATCAAACAATTGCAGAGAATGTAGAAAAAATAGAAAGACCAAAGTTATAA
- a CDS encoding (deoxy)nucleoside triphosphate pyrophosphohydrolase, producing MKKTVHVVGAIIENEKNEIFCALRSPNMSLANYWEFPGGKIESGESPEQALKREFLEEFTCNIDVGSKVEDTTYEYENVIVRLETYKAKLVEGNPIALEHADTRWVTRDKLTELHFAPADIPAVNKIVNEKM from the coding sequence ATGAAAAAAACAGTTCATGTCGTTGGTGCTATCATTGAAAACGAAAAAAATGAAATTTTCTGTGCACTAAGAAGTCCTAATATGAGTTTAGCTAATTATTGGGAATTTCCTGGAGGTAAAATTGAGTCTGGAGAATCCCCTGAACAAGCATTAAAGCGTGAATTTTTAGAAGAATTCACTTGCAATATTGATGTCGGTTCAAAAGTAGAGGACACAACATATGAATATGAAAACGTCATTGTACGACTTGAAACTTACAAAGCTAAATTAGTAGAAGGAAATCCTATTGCATTAGAGCATGCTGACACACGCTGGGTTACGAGAGATAAACTGACCGAACTTCATTTCGCTCCTGCAGACATTCCTGCAGTGAACAAGATTGTAAATGAAAAGATGTGA
- a CDS encoding DUF2075 domain-containing protein, translating into MSELLFEKREFKTEQILSLKATEFHNQPIVYILYDEKKRPSAYIGQTVQASRRLKHHLKDPKRNKLTKTILIGHERFHQSASYNIETNLINYFIAENRYQLKNISQTRSREMHHYYQKDFYNEKVFEEVWKQLQQEQIVTHSLEMLRNRDIYKLSPYKELSPQQVEIKNEILAFCKDHIKQSSHHVISIEGDAGTGKSVLLSSLFNTIQDLSNDIESVLNKKNNYLLVNHAEMLKTYHNIAKSLPNLKKKQIMRPTTFINQMTRSGEMADIVLVDEAHLLLTKDDKYNNFHYQNQLDEIIKRSKITIVIFDPKQVLKIKSYWNEKLLEEITNRYHAKTVTLTEQMRMHADPDILKWIDQFVSKQLLPLPEEKQGSFELKIFADPINFKTAIQQKDHEVGLSRIVSTFDFLHKKDGATYIVDEGGINMPWNSTNDKWTWAEHADSIREVGSIYTVQGFDLNYVGVILGPSISYDEEKDELLIDTSKYKDTGAFTSRDDMSLEEIKKAKEKIILNSINILMKRGIHGLYIYATDEKLRKRLIELKRSGKHD; encoded by the coding sequence ATGAGTGAACTTTTATTTGAAAAACGAGAATTTAAAACAGAACAGATTCTTTCTCTAAAAGCAACTGAATTTCATAATCAACCCATTGTCTATATTCTTTATGACGAAAAAAAGAGGCCATCCGCTTATATTGGTCAGACAGTTCAAGCTAGTAGACGATTGAAACATCATTTGAAAGACCCAAAACGAAACAAATTAACTAAAACCATTTTGATTGGGCATGAACGCTTTCATCAATCGGCTTCATACAATATTGAGACAAATCTCATTAATTACTTTATTGCAGAAAATCGTTATCAATTAAAAAATATCAGTCAGACTAGATCACGAGAGATGCATCATTATTATCAGAAAGACTTTTACAATGAAAAGGTCTTTGAAGAAGTTTGGAAGCAACTACAACAAGAACAGATCGTCACTCACTCATTAGAAATGTTAAGAAACCGAGACATATATAAGCTTTCACCTTATAAGGAACTATCACCCCAACAAGTAGAAATTAAAAATGAAATTTTGGCATTTTGTAAAGATCATATCAAACAATCAAGCCATCATGTTATTTCTATAGAAGGTGATGCAGGAACTGGGAAAAGTGTTTTACTGAGTTCCCTATTTAATACGATTCAAGATTTATCGAATGATATAGAGTCTGTTTTAAACAAAAAAAACAATTATTTACTTGTGAATCATGCAGAAATGCTAAAAACATATCACAACATTGCTAAGAGTCTGCCGAATCTAAAAAAGAAACAAATCATGAGACCAACTACGTTTATTAATCAGATGACAAGATCAGGTGAAATGGCTGATATCGTGTTAGTAGATGAAGCACACCTCTTATTAACGAAAGATGATAAGTATAATAACTTCCATTATCAAAATCAATTGGATGAAATTATTAAACGCAGTAAAATAACTATTGTCATTTTTGATCCCAAACAGGTACTTAAAATTAAAAGCTATTGGAACGAAAAATTACTTGAGGAGATCACAAACAGATATCATGCGAAGACTGTTACACTCACAGAACAGATGCGTATGCATGCCGATCCAGATATTTTAAAATGGATCGACCAATTTGTCTCAAAACAATTATTACCTCTGCCTGAAGAGAAACAGGGATCATTCGAGCTTAAAATCTTTGCGGATCCAATCAACTTTAAGACTGCCATTCAGCAAAAGGATCATGAAGTTGGTCTATCCCGCATTGTATCAACCTTTGATTTTTTACATAAAAAAGATGGAGCTACATATATCGTAGATGAAGGTGGTATCAATATGCCATGGAATTCTACGAATGACAAATGGACATGGGCTGAACATGCAGATTCGATTAGAGAAGTGGGCTCGATCTATACGGTTCAAGGTTTTGATTTAAATTATGTAGGAGTCATCCTTGGTCCTTCTATCAGCTATGATGAAGAAAAGGATGAACTTCTAATCGACACTTCAAAATATAAAGATACAGGTGCATTCACCTCACGAGATGACATGTCCCTTGAGGAGATCAAGAAGGCAAAAGAAAAGATTATACTTAACTCGATAAACATTCTGATGAAACGTGGCATTCATGGTCTTTATATCTATGCAACAGATGAAAAACTAAGAAAGAGATTGATAGAGTTAAAAAGGAGCGGAAAACATGACTGA
- a CDS encoding GntR family transcriptional regulator, which produces MLKYQQIASDIEKYIVTHELKQGDKLPVLETLMSQFAVSKSTIIKSLDLLERKGIVYQVRGSGIFVRRHRRKGYISLLSNQGFKKDLEEFQLTSEVLTLETVKPTEEAALNLNIEQEEDVFYLKRIRYINGQTLCLEESYYRKTIIPYLNTEIAADSVFKFISEGLGLKVGFSDMYMQVGKLNEAEAKHLGLKQNDPALRVETVFYLTNGQPFDFSKITYNYMQSQFFIQANNYYG; this is translated from the coding sequence ATGTTAAAGTATCAACAGATCGCGAGCGACATTGAAAAATACATTGTTACCCATGAACTGAAGCAAGGAGACAAACTCCCCGTACTCGAAACACTCATGAGTCAATTTGCTGTCAGCAAAAGTACCATTATCAAATCATTAGACTTACTAGAAAGAAAAGGAATTGTCTATCAAGTGAGGGGTAGCGGGATCTTTGTCAGAAGGCATCGACGCAAGGGCTACATCAGCCTATTATCCAACCAAGGATTTAAAAAAGATTTAGAGGAATTTCAACTTACATCAGAGGTTTTAACATTAGAGACCGTCAAACCAACAGAAGAAGCTGCGCTTAATTTGAACATTGAACAAGAAGAGGATGTTTTCTACCTCAAACGCATTCGTTACATCAATGGACAAACTTTGTGTTTAGAAGAATCCTATTACCGGAAAACAATCATTCCCTATCTCAACACAGAAATCGCCGCCGATTCCGTTTTTAAGTTCATTAGCGAAGGCCTCGGTCTCAAAGTTGGCTTCTCTGACATGTACATGCAAGTAGGCAAACTAAATGAAGCCGAAGCAAAACACCTCGGCCTCAAACAAAACGATCCCGCCCTCCGCGTCGAAACCGTCTTCTATCTCACAAACGGCCAGCCCTTCGACTTCTCGAAAATCACCTATAATTACATGCAGTCCCAATTTTTTATTCAAGCAAATAATTATTACGGGTGA
- a CDS encoding beta-glucoside-specific PTS transporter subunit IIABC, producing MSKVRDYHKLAEDILEAVGGEENVVSAARCATRLRLVLKRSNPKAKEVVNSMPGVITVVENGGQFQVVIGQHVGEVYEHFASLVQLQTSDDDQANENKGTVLNRVIATMSAVFAPFVYILAAAGILQGALILINLLFPSFSKTGTYEVFSFISWAPFTFLPIFIAITASKHFKTNMYIAVACTAALVSPTWAEIAGRVASGEGVTFLGIALSQTVYTSSVLPPLFLVWILSYLERFLNKRIHEVVKPLFVPFICMVVMVPLTILLIGPLSTAGANGIANGYNFLAENVPALAGAIIGGFWQVLVIFGVHWGITPMVLANFEQYGRDSFQAYQTIAVIAQVGAVLGVVLKARNRETRKVGVSAGITGLFGITEPAIYGVTLRFKKPFIFGCISGAVGAVVASFFTPYYFVYAGLPGPLTIVNGISAEYPTSIIGILIGVAIALILPVVLIQLFGYGEDTVEQTAGQTPVEDKEKEETIASMNNEETVAAPFAGRILPLSEVPDDVFSSGAMGKGLAIEPADNKLYAPFDGSVVMLAPTKHAIGLRSEYGVELLVHVGIDTVFLDGSAFTLNIKEGDKVKKGDLLMTFDQEAIESKGLKTITPVIITNTQAYEDVIVEELEACQPNDIIMTVVK from the coding sequence ATGTCAAAAGTAAGGGATTATCATAAGCTTGCAGAAGACATCTTAGAGGCAGTTGGTGGAGAGGAAAATGTGGTGAGTGCTGCAAGGTGCGCCACACGTTTGCGTTTGGTGCTGAAACGTTCAAATCCTAAGGCGAAAGAAGTAGTCAATAGCATGCCTGGCGTGATTACCGTTGTTGAAAATGGCGGACAGTTTCAGGTCGTGATTGGTCAACATGTGGGTGAGGTGTATGAGCATTTTGCCAGTCTTGTGCAGCTTCAAACGTCTGATGACGATCAGGCAAATGAAAACAAGGGAACGGTGCTGAATCGAGTCATCGCTACCATGTCTGCTGTGTTTGCGCCATTTGTGTATATTTTGGCGGCAGCCGGAATTTTGCAGGGTGCACTCATTTTAATTAATTTGTTATTTCCTAGTTTTTCAAAAACGGGAACTTATGAAGTGTTTAGTTTCATTTCTTGGGCTCCGTTTACGTTTTTACCGATCTTTATTGCGATCACTGCGTCTAAGCATTTCAAAACGAACATGTATATTGCGGTTGCGTGTACGGCAGCACTTGTCAGCCCAACTTGGGCAGAGATTGCCGGGCGTGTGGCATCAGGTGAGGGTGTCACCTTTTTAGGAATTGCATTATCTCAAACGGTGTATACGTCATCTGTATTGCCACCCCTTTTCTTAGTTTGGATTCTTTCGTATTTAGAGAGGTTTTTAAACAAACGTATTCATGAGGTTGTTAAGCCATTATTCGTTCCTTTCATCTGTATGGTGGTGATGGTTCCGTTAACGATTTTATTAATTGGCCCTCTTTCTACTGCTGGAGCAAATGGAATTGCAAACGGATACAATTTTTTAGCTGAAAACGTACCGGCTTTAGCAGGCGCCATTATCGGTGGATTTTGGCAGGTGCTTGTCATTTTTGGTGTTCACTGGGGAATTACGCCAATGGTGCTTGCAAACTTTGAACAGTATGGACGGGACTCCTTCCAAGCATACCAAACCATTGCTGTGATCGCTCAGGTCGGTGCAGTCTTAGGTGTGGTTTTAAAAGCGAGAAATCGAGAAACGCGTAAGGTAGGTGTCTCTGCTGGAATTACAGGTCTCTTCGGTATTACGGAGCCAGCTATTTATGGGGTTACGTTACGTTTCAAGAAGCCATTTATTTTCGGATGTATTTCTGGAGCGGTGGGTGCTGTTGTGGCCAGCTTCTTTACGCCATATTACTTTGTGTATGCAGGCTTACCAGGTCCACTTACGATTGTGAATGGGATTAGCGCTGAGTATCCAACGTCAATTATTGGCATCTTAATCGGAGTAGCCATTGCACTCATCTTACCGGTTGTACTCATTCAACTGTTCGGTTATGGGGAAGATACAGTGGAACAGACAGCAGGTCAAACACCCGTTGAAGATAAAGAGAAAGAAGAAACGATTGCTTCAATGAACAATGAAGAAACGGTGGCTGCACCATTTGCAGGGAGAATCCTTCCGCTTTCTGAAGTGCCAGATGATGTGTTTAGCTCAGGCGCAATGGGAAAAGGACTTGCGATTGAGCCTGCAGACAATAAGCTGTATGCACCGTTTGACGGCAGTGTCGTCATGCTTGCACCGACAAAGCATGCCATTGGTTTACGTTCAGAGTATGGTGTGGAGTTACTTGTTCATGTAGGAATTGATACAGTTTTCCTTGATGGATCAGCGTTTACTCTCAATATAAAAGAGGGCGACAAGGTGAAGAAGGGAGATCTATTGATGACATTTGACCAAGAAGCGATTGAAAGCAAAGGGTTAAAAACGATCACTCCTGTCATCATTACCAATACGCAAGCGTACGAAGATGTGATTGTAGAGGAACTTGAGGCATGTCAGCCAAACGACATCATCATGACAGTTGTGAAATAG